In the genome of Neovison vison isolate M4711 chromosome 4, ASM_NN_V1, whole genome shotgun sequence, the window CATCTAGCAGCAATGGCACCTCATGGATGTTTGCCAGATGAGTAGAAGAGGAAATGTCTACTTTCTGTTGCAGATTTGTTAAAATTCAGTAACagctaacagattttttttcttgagattttagAATTAAATTTGAATGTCATCTTTGAGGCATTTGGTCTGACCATGACTGAAGAACAGCCAATTTAGGGTGGTGGTGGAAGGTGTATGACAGAGCCAAAGAGGAGGAACAGTTGAAAGGGGATATCAGTTAAGCAGAGTTTATGAAAATGTATATGACTGAAACTTGAAAGAGATGGGCATTTGGGGGAACTGCTTGTTTTGATTCAACCTTTATCAGATAAGAGAGTAGAGGCATAGATAGTCTTACCTTTCTGCTCACAGACCCTAGAAAGACCCCTATGGAGTCTAGGACAGGCAAGCAGCTCTATTTCTGCCCTCAAGCCCTTTTACTGCCTTTtccttactttaaaattttttttagaattttaacagTTTCTGTTTAGTGTTCAACATTGATATTGTAACATACAGTTCTACTTAAGAAGCTTTTCTAGGATGAAAGCAAACACAAAAGAAACTCCATTCCAGCATACATCtacatatattcatacatatattgtACTTGCTTTTGTCAATGATGAACGTACCTTAAACaattgcttcccttcctcttttatgcctctatcagaaaggatgaatacccaacttttgtagcaacagggatgggattggaagagattctgctgagtgaaataagtcaagcagagagactcaattatcatatggtttcacttatttgtggagcataacaaatagcatggaggacaaggggagatggagaggagaagggagctgagggaaattggaaggggaggtgaaccatgagagactatggactctgaaaaacaacctgagggtcttgaaggggtggggggtaggaggttgggggaaccagttggtgggtattcgggagggcacatattgcatggagcactgggtgtggtgcaaaaataatgaatactgttacgctgaaaagaaattaaaaaaaaaaagaaagaaagccaaacacCCATACTGactgtcttttcctttattttgagcCCATAAGCAAAGGATATATTCTTAAGAATATCAAGTTgagaagaataataaaaagaacataattcccttttccttttgaTCCTACTGAGGGCTGAATAGATCAGGGgtataaaaaagacaaatggtcCCCAGTCCCTCAAGGTGACCAGTCATCCTAAAGTCCTCAGTTCTATTATAGAATGCCTCCAAGTTCATTTATATCTGAGTTTGTACATGGTAAAATCCTTTGCTATTCTTTCTACTACAAGGCAGAGGTCATGTTACTACTAATTACTCAGACTAATATAGTACTATTATTACCATTCCAGTCTATAAAGTACTTTCTCCAAAGTTACCTACATTTCAGCTTTGTGGGTTGTATAATATTGTCCTGTTTTATATATGAAAGTTTGTCACTAAACCACAGTAACAAAGCTgttaaataaaatcagttttcaAACCCAGCTCCTCTGATTAACTTTCCACAAGGCCCTGCTACTTCCCAAAGAGTGAATTCCTGTCTCTTGTAAtagatttatccattttatcaTGATGGGTaaatagatttattcattttatcatgATTAAGGTAGTTCTTGTAACATTCCAACCaaagttttcttcattgtttGTCATTTTACCTACTGCTATCACCtaccaagctctctctctctctggggtaaGATGGTAAAGATATGAGCTCCTAAAATTGCATTGCATTATCCCCAGCCTTTAAATGGGTTATCCTGAGACCACCTCATGTTCTTATGAAAGTGCTGGCTTGGCTCTGATGCACAATAATGTATTGTGATACAAAGCCTGTCATCTTGGCCAGTAAATGGTCTGAAACATCTGGATAAGGCTGGCTGATTGTAttcataaaaagttatttttataattctttgatTCAGCCATTTCAATTGTTTCTGACTTTGTCTGCAGATTATTAATCTCCAGATTTTTTAATGGGAACGGGTAACCAGACTTGGGTGAGAGAGTTTATTCTACTTGGCCTGTCCAGTGGCTGGGACACACAGATCTCCCTCTTCATCTTCTTCCTGATCACATACCTGGTGACAGTGTTGGGGAACTTCTTCATCGTTCTTCTCATCAGACTGGACAGCCGACTCCACACTCCCATGTACTTCTTTCTCACCAACCTCTCCATCGTTGATGTCTCCTATGCCACAAGCATCGTTCCTCAGATGCTGGCGCATTTCCTTGCAGTGCATAAAGCAATCCCATTTGTGAGCTGTGCAGCCCAGTTATTTTTCTCCCTGGGCTTGGGTGGGATTGAGTTTGTTCTACTGGCagtgatggcctatgaccgctatgtggccgtGTGTAACCCCCTGAGATACTCGGTCATCATGCATGGAGGCCTCTGTATTAGGTTGGCCATCACATCCTGGGTCAGTGGTTCTGTCAACTCTCTCATACAGACTGTAATTACCTTTCAGCTGCCCATGTGCACAAACAAGTATATTGATCACATATCCTGTGAACTCCTAGCTGTGGTCAGACTGGCTTGTGTAGACATTTCCTCCAATGAGATCGCAATCATGGTTTCTAGCATTGTTCTGCTGATGACACCTTTCTGCCTGGTTCTCCTGTCCTACATCCAGATCATCTCCACCATCCTAAAGATCCGATCtacagagggaagaaagaaagcctTCCACACCTGTGCCTCTCACCTCACAGTGGTTGTCCTGTGCTATGGCATGGCCATTTTCACTTATATCCAGCCCCACTCCAGCCCCTCTGTTCTTCAGGAGAAGTTGATCTCTCTCTTCTATGCTGTGTTGACACCCATGCTGAACCCCATGATTTATAGTGTAAGGAATAAGGAGGTGAAGGGGGCCTGGCAGAAATTACTAGGTCAATTAACTGGAATAACATCAAAACTGGCAACTTGATGAATCCTGAGCATTGCTTAGAGTAATTTTGCCTGTGTTTTCTCCCACTTGACTCACTTATGGCATCATCTGCATTGCCATGGCAACCAGGAAGGAGATGGTGATCCATGAGCTAGTGATGCTGGATAGGAGGCTGGAGGTTGGGTTGGGGTGTGGTGTGTGAGTATATTTTTATGTCAAAGCAGCATGTTCAGTGGAGTTGAGCACAGCTGTAATAGAACTTCCCACATTTTCTCTGTCTCCATTCATATGGCCTGAGgataatgagaagaaaaacatactgttttgatttgtCACATTGTTTGTAATCATGGACCTGTTTTGGACCACTCATTCTCATTCATCCAAATTTTGTACAAGGTAATTGTGTTTCCATTGGGAactaaaacattttcatattttagacTCACTTAAAATAATGTGTGACGTATGAAACCACATCCAGCAACTGTGTGAGTCACTGTTCTGAGAGAAATGCTATGGACACGGTCAAGATATCTTTGTGCTGGACCACTAACTGTGCACATATCATCTTATCTGAGTGTGGGGCATACCTCAGGAAAGGAGCATTAACTGAGGGTCTTGCTTTATAGTGATAGGAATGTAAGTAAAGCTGTTTGGACAAGGCAACTACTGACCAAGGAAAAGCCATATTTGGGTACTACTTGACAGCATACAAGCAA includes:
- the LOC122904158 gene encoding olfactory receptor-like protein OLF3 → MGTGNQTWVREFILLGLSSGWDTQISLFIFFLITYLVTVLGNFFIVLLIRLDSRLHTPMYFFLTNLSIVDVSYATSIVPQMLAHFLAVHKAIPFVSCAAQLFFSLGLGGIEFVLLAVMAYDRYVAVCNPLRYSVIMHGGLCIRLAITSWVSGSVNSLIQTVITFQLPMCTNKYIDHISCELLAVVRLACVDISSNEIAIMVSSIVLLMTPFCLVLLSYIQIISTILKIRSTEGRKKAFHTCASHLTVVVLCYGMAIFTYIQPHSSPSVLQEKLISLFYAVLTPMLNPMIYSVRNKEVKGAWQKLLGQLTGITSKLAT